One Rhizoctonia solani chromosome 1, complete sequence DNA window includes the following coding sequences:
- a CDS encoding Sugar (and other) transporter encodes MGMFYNVSLAVFAAIGGFLFGYDSGVITNVLENQYFLEYFDSPSEDLVGAVVSTLAGGCFIGAASAAWFADHIGRKRTIQFGSLIAVVGCLLQCVAVNIGMLIAGRIIAGLAIGVLSMITPLYQVEISHPKWRGFMAGTFQQMLGFGFIVANWVTYGCDKGIHGIAAWRLPLGLQMGPAVILFFGMFVFPFSPRWLVAQGREEEAYRVLEKLHFDGENREWLDGEFAEICEQIRIEKDMKSSNIMDLVNTKPMLKRTLIACGVQAFGQFTGINVINYYGPRMYRALGISDPLLIQSIYGVVGPIWNLFFIIFLVDRVGRKKPLLFGSFMLAACLAVETAINASYPPDSPNPNKAAQGAGVAMFFIATSVFSVSYGPIAWTYVAEIFPMRTRAMGVSAATCTNWAFNVLFGQTSPIGLENSAWKYYLLFVCLNVFSFIMVLLFFPETKGKTLEEMDELFGDQVIDHKLDGVRPSMAQRTSSPHDSNSKHDLKHTE; translated from the exons ATGGGGATGT TCTATAACGTTTCGCTGGCTGTTTTTGCAGCTATTGGAGGATTC TTGTTTGGCTATGATAGTGGTGTAATCACAAATGTCCTGGAGAACCAGTACTTCCTAGAG TACTTTGACAGTCCGTCGGAAGATTTGGTCGGAGCCGTAGTTTCCACACTGGCTGGCGGGTGCTTCATCGGAGCCGCATCCGCAGCATGGTTCGCGGATCACATTGGCCGCAAGAGAACCATCCAGTTTGGTAGTTTGATTGCAGTAGTTGG GTGTTTGTTGCAATGTGTAGCGGTCAATATCGGAATGCTGATCGCCGGACGCAT TATTGCTGGCCTTGCCATCGGGGTCTTGAGTATGATCACTCCCCTTTATCAAGTTGAAATTTCGCACCCGAAGTGGCGTGGGTTTATGGCCGGAACTTTCCAACAAATGCT TGGGTTCGGTTTCATTGTTGCGAACTGGGTCACGTATGGATGTGACAAGGGAATCCATGGAATTGCTGCTTGGCGTCTGCCGCTTGGTCTTCAGATGGGGCCTGCTGTGATTCTTTTCTTCGGAATG TTCgttttcccattttctccCAG GTGGTTAGTTGCCCAAGGTCGTGAGGAGGAAGCGTACCGTGTTCTCGAGAAGCTTCACTTTGATGGGGAGAATCGGGAATGGCTTGACGGAGAGTTTGCTGAGATCTGTGAA CAAATTCGCATCGAGAAGGACATGAAATCCAGCAATATCATGGACCTAGTGAATACCAAGCCGATGTTAAAGCGAACTCTTATTGCATGTGGTGTGCAGGCATTCGGCCAG TTCACTGGTATCAACGTAATCAACTA TTATG GACCGCGCATGTATCGTGCTCTCGGTATTTCCGATCCACTTCTGATCCAGTCCATCTATGGAGTTGTTGG GCCCATCTGGAATCTGTTCTTTATTATTTTCCTTGTCGACCGCGTAGGCCGTAAGAAACCACTACTCTTCGGATCATTCATGCTCGCCGCTTGCTTGGCTGTTGAAACCGCTATCAACGCTTCG TACCCCCCTGATTCTCCTAACCCCAATAAAGCGGCGCAAGGTGCTGGTGTGGCAATGTTCTTTATCGCAACATCTGTATTCTCCGTCAGCTACGGTCCGATCGCTTGGACATATGTCGCAGAAATCTTCCCTATGCG CACGCGAGCAATGGGTGTGTCTGCGGCTACTTGCACAAACTGGGCCTTTAATGTATTGTTCGGCCAAACGAGTCCCATTG GCCTGGAGAACTCGGCATGGAAGTACTACTTGCTCTTTGTCTGCCTGAACGTATTCTCGTTCATCATGGTCCTCCTGTTCTTCCCAGAAACTAAAGG TAAAACCTTGGAGGAAATGGATGAACTCTTCGGAGACCAGGTCATTGACCATAAACTTGATGGAGTACGACCCTCGATGGCTCAACGGACATCAAGTCCGCACGATTCGAACTCGAAGCACGACTTAAAACATACTGAATAA
- a CDS encoding cytochrome b2 (L-lactate ferricytochrome C oxidoreductase) protein, translating into MRYSTLFASVSYPLLALAAPMKYPRAASANDITVLKFANVLEQLETEFYKQALAKFKESDFTAAGFVSASVPVEQFNSIATDEATHTSTLASVLRSLGQEPVSGCNFDFNAALADVKTMAAVARLVENVGVSAYLGGAALIDDRQILVAAGTILTDEARHQTVLNMLNGGVAIPAAFDVALAPSQVLAIAGGFISDATLVSQVTNTGAVAPGTTLTFDSPALAGLDRATLSCQMMTGGVASAAVFPIDQCVVPQGLEGPVYIYITNSTQPLLNSQQNQNVASIVAGPTGAFIDTRQESASSLFKSGGQLNSGSTTSTITPEQASQIAGGGQAGGPAAPAPTPTPAAGAPPAPSAPAAGAPPSSGGSTTSSAASSPTPAAGAAPTPSAEQSNSAGGPAIVIGFTTRGA; encoded by the exons ATGCGTTATTCGACTCTTTTCGCCTCTGTTTCGTATCCTCTTCTTGCCCTGGCGGCCCCAATGAAGTACCCCCGTGCTGCCAGTGCAAACGACATCACCGTTCTCA AGTTTGCCAATGTTCTGGAACAACTAGAGACGGAATTCTACAAGCAAGCCCTGGCCAAGTTCAAGGAGTCCGACTTTACTGCTGCCGGTTTCGTCTCAGCTTCTGTGCCAGTCGAGCAATTCAATTCCATTGCAACGGATGAAGCCACGCACACTAGTACCCTTGCCTCCGTACTACGCTCTCTCGGCCAGGAGCCTGTGTCAGGATGCAATTTCGACTTCAACGCAGCGCTTGCCGACGTCAAAACGATGGCCGCAGTTGCACGCCTTGTAGAGAATGTTGGTGTATCGGCATATCTCGGAGGGGCAGCCCTGATCGATGACCGACAAATTCTCGTCGCTGCTGGCACAATTCTAACCGACGAGGCTCGTCACCAAACCGTCTTAAACATGCTCAACGGCGGAGTTGCAATTCCAGCGGCGTTCGACGTTGCCCTGGCCCCCTCTCAAGTCTTGGCTATTGCTGGTGGCTTTATCTCGGATGCGACCTTGGTATCCCAG GTGACCAACACCGGAGCGGTTGCCCCTGGAACGACTCTCACATTCGACTCTCCTGCACTGGCGGGTCTCGATCGGGCAACTCTTTCCTGCCAAATGATGACGGGAGGCGTCGCCAGTGCCGCTGTCTTCCCTATAGATCAATGTGTTGTCCCTCAAGGTCTTGAAGGCCCGGTCTACATTTATATCACCAATTCGACCCAACCTCTGCTGAATAGTCAACAAAACCAGAATGTGGCGTCGATTGTTGCGGGGCCTACAGGCGCTTTCATTGATACTCGCCAAGAGAGTGCAAGCTCATTGTTCAAATCCGGGGGGCAGTTGAACTCTGGGTCTACTACCTCAACTATTACCCCAGAACAGGCTAGCCAGATTGCAGGCGGAGGGCAAGCTGG TGGACCTGCTGCTCCTGCACCAACTCCTACACCCGCCGCGGGCGCACCCCCTGCACCTAGTGCACCTGCAGCCGGCGCACCTCCCTCGAGTGGCGGTTCGACTACTTCTAGTGCCGCCTCATCACCTACACCTGCTGCCGGCGCCGCCCCGACACCATCTGCGGAACAGTCAAATTCCGCTGGGGG ACCGGCAATAGTTATTGGTTTTACGACACGAGGAGCTTAG